A stretch of the Panthera uncia isolate 11264 chromosome D1, Puncia_PCG_1.0, whole genome shotgun sequence genome encodes the following:
- the CLDN25 gene encoding putative claudin-25, which yields MAWSFHGKAQLGGLLLSLFGWVCSCVTTILPQWKTLNLELNEMETWIMGLWEVCVNQEEVAVCKAFESFLSLPQELQVSRILMVASHGLGLLGLLLSGCGSECFQFHRIRWVFKRRLCLLGGTLETSASATTLFPVSWVAYATIQDFRDNSIPEIVPRWEFGDALYLGWAAGIFLALGGLLLIFSACLGKEDVSSLQMAGPRAPPFCAPANESNDSFYLTPRPRNLFI from the coding sequence ATGGCCTGGAGTTTCCACGGGAAAGCCCAGCTTGGGGGactgctcctctccctcttcgGCTGGGTCTGCTCATGTGTCACCACCATCCTGCCCCAGTGGAAGACTCTCAATCTGGAACTGAACGAAATGGAGACCTGGATCATGGGGCTTTGGGAGGTCTGCGTGAATCAGGAGGAAGTTGCCGTGTGCAAGGCCTTTGAGTCCTTCTTGTCTCTGCCCCAGGAGCTCCAGGTATCCCGAATCCTCATGGTAGCCTCCCACGGGCTGGGGCTACTGGGGCTCCTGCTCTCTGGCTGTGGGTCCGAATGCTTCCAGTTTCACAGGATCAGATGGGTATTTAAGAGGCGGCTTTGCCTCCTGGGAGGGACTTTGGAAACATCTGCTTCAGCCACTACCCTCTTTCCAGTCTCCTGGGTAGCCTACGCCACGATCCAAGACTTCCGGGATAACAGCATCCCTGAGATTGTGCCTCGCTGGGAGTTTGGAGATGCCCTCTACCTGGGCTGGGCTGCTGGTATTTTCCTGGCCCTTGGTGGGTTACTCCTCATCTTCTCAGCCTGTCTGGGAAAAGAAGACGTGTCCTCTCTCCAGATGGCTGGCCCTAGAGCCCCGCCGTTCTGTGCCCCAGCAAATGAGTCCAATGACTCCTTCTATCTGACACCAAGACCTAGGAACCTGTTCATCTAG